CCTCTAGTGGTTGGCAGGGACCTGGAGGAGCGGTGCCACCTAGTGGCGGGTCAGTGCTGAAGCGAACAGCCAGACTGTCTCCAAAAAAGGAGTAGAGTTCACAGTACATGGCAGGAAGAGATGCAGGAGTCCACTCTTCCCATGGGCAGCCAGCTCCACCTGCTTGGAGATGGCTTGCAATGCCAAGAGGGGGTTCTGAAAGAGGTTCGGGAGGCGGGCTGAGGCCAGGCGAGTTTTCTCTGAAGCCGACAGCCCCTGTGGTAGTGCCTGGTAGAACAGCACCACTTCCTTCTGCTGCCAAGGTCAGACTGAGAGCCTTCATCTTCAGCAAACGCTCTACCGCCACCTTTAGGGAGGAAAGTAAAGTGGTCACTTGACTTTAGAGGTTTAGATAAGAGACATTTAGGCTGGGCTAATCATGAAGTGTTGGATGGAAGGTAGCGTGAACAATGAAAATTAAATCTCAATACACCTTTAAAACAcagcaatttttaaaataaatataggcACATCATGTTTCAAAATGAAGAGCagcactgtgtttttttttttttttttttttacccgtgAGCTTCGCATGAATCTGGTGTTTTTTAGTTTTCCAGACTGGGTCTCTTATAACTTTCAACTAGTAACACAAAATGCTCAAACCATCTTTCCAAACTTCCAATGAGGAGCTCTTATAAACCAGTTGTTGTTAACAATGAAGCAGCTTTTAGGACTCTCTGTGGTTTCcagcaaaataaaatatgtgtACAAACATAGAACTtgaataaatcaatacatttatatCAGCATCCTGAAATAAAACTTATGCACCACAATCACTGTCTAAAGTACTGTACTTACCAAAATGGCTCCATAGACTTTGTGGCCGTCTGCTTTCACCTGAGCGTTGGACACAGAGTAATCATCTAACACAGCTTGTAGATTCGCCCAATAGGCAGGGAGGTGAGGATACAGCACACGTTCAACAGCCTGTGTCAAAACCCATACACACAAACAGTTTGATATTTAGTAGTAAAAAACACTGTGCTGTCTGTTGTGCTGTCTGTGTTTACCTTCCAGCCAAGAGCATGCAGACCCACTACAGCTCCATAGTGTGAACAGAGAGGTCTAACCGGATCGGAGAGAACCTTCTGCAGAGACAGAAGAATCTGATGATACAGCCCACTCACAAGATCACCGTGTGTCCTACAAGTcaacatgaaaagaaaaaaaaaacaatcagtcaGAGTAGTGTTTAAACTGGATAGATTGATTAAAGTTTCAGATTACCAGAATACTTATAATAAAAGTTCAGAATTTAACAAGTATTACTTTACTGAAGGACGCTAAAGAAATACCAGAAGATGTGGCTGAGCAGAAGGGCTGCATAGTCTCTCAGGGTCCAGTGGTCGTTGAGGGGGTTGATGGACGCAGCCAGAGGCTCCAGGATGCAGTACATGACACTAGACACCAGACTGCGCACGTATGAGCCCAGGTACAGGTACGGGTTCTGCACCAAACTCTTCACCATGTGTAGGAGTCTGTTTAACTGGTCCAGATCATGACTTACTGACTTTACCTAAGAAAGAGGAAAGAAAGACAGTCATACTTAATGAATCAAGGTGCACATTTTTACAGTTATTACAAAAAAGGTCATTATTATATAAGGAAATATTTGATTTTGCATGCCATGGACAAACTTACCCCACTGATGACGTAAACAAAGTAAGGCAGGAGTGCAGCGATCTTTGAATTGGACTGGAGGTCTAGCAAAGCCACCtgatggaaaaataaaaacattattatactaGCAAGAGAAAACACTAGGcacattaataaaatgaatacactACAGTTAAAAAGTTTTGGGATGGTATGATTGCAATTTTCATAATCGAATGTGATTCATTTGCGATTATGAATgcaatattgtgtagcttgtcagcgaactatggctctgtgtattaaatgccgctccatcttaaagcacgtgatggagattcactactaatcacagaactggctttactgacgagatgcacatgacgATCACGTGCAGCCCTAGTAAGTACCTTCATGAGATGTGGGTCCTCTCCTAAAATGGCTCGTGTTATTTGTTGGTAATACTTCAGCAGATCCTCTGATAGAGACTGAACAGCAGTGGGCACTAATAAGACAACACAAATAAACCAAAACAGAATAGAGCTGGGTGAACTATTGAATTCTTGCAGTATGTTATCTTGTTTATTTTAAGTCgattaaaataaacagaaattaagatatttgaggTTTACCTGTGCCTTGAGGTTCCAGATTGCCTTTTCCATCAAGATATGACACATGCACTGCCGATGAGACAAAGCAGACATGTCTTTAAACAAATGCAAGATAGTAAACTTGAGCACATTACACTAATGACACCTGGCATACCTCGAACCATCGTCTCTGCACAGCCTTTGGGGATGTTAGTAGCAAGTGCTAACTCGACCAGATTTATCTCCCGATCGTCTACAAAGAAAAGCTCTCCTTCCTTTAATGGACGGAACGGTAGGGCATCTTGTGCACCATAGCCACAAACAGTCTAGAAAACATGCAGCGGGTGTAATGCTGTTCTCCAGATGTTGAAGTGTAAGAAACAACACCACAATGCCAATTAACATTAAAAACTCTTTCAAACAGAATGACGAATATATACCTCAGTATTGCTCCACCGTAGCGCTCGGTTGAAGTCTTCCACACTCAGCTTCCTTCTCTTTGCATGTCTCATGAACTGTGAGCTGTTCTGTAGTGGAACAAAGAGACAAAATGTACAaacttaaatgttaaaatgtgtgaCACTTTACAAAGTCTTgtattgcaaatgctttagtagaATATAAACACATGCAAGCAAAAACATCTACAAAACCTCAGCAGGAAACATTTTATAAGACAGTAGCACAAATCAGCActgctttaaaacaaaaactagGCTCATGTGAGCATGGATCTCTTGTGCAGTAGTATCCATCAGCACAAAAAAGAACAAGACATCTATATGTACAAGAGCATGAAATGCATTTCAGATAAGCGTTATAATCTTAAATCTGGATTAACAACACACATTACTATTGCTTTAAATAATAAGACAGGTGCATGTATGAGAGCATGCAATGCATGTACAATAATCCGTAAAAGCCTCGGAATGACAGTCGTGAATATTTAAGCGATTAGAATGGCCTTGCTGAGACGGTAGAACCCATCAGAAACAGCTTGCAGGGGACATTAAAACACAGCCATATACAGTAGCACGCAATGCAtgaaattctaatatatataatgaaatccTGAAGTCGTCTGTGACCTGTGTTGCCTCTCTGAGGCGGTAGCACACATCCTCGGCCAGCAGAGCTGCCACCTCCTCGCTGAGCTCCACTCCGGTGCTCTCGGCCATTAGTTTGATGGATTCCCGGGGCACCTCGGCGAAGCGCCGTTCCTCCCTCTCAGTCATATTTAAGTTATTGAGATCACTAAATAAAGACGCTTTGAATTACATTAAAGATTTAGAGCTAAAACGACAAGGTTTCACCAGCGTTATACTCCTACATTAGCACAAGCAGCTAATCTCTCCAGACTGGTATACAACACATTGGTGGGACGCGCCTGATTGGCTTAATCTCCGCGCATGCGCATGTATTCTGGGCTCAGGTATATTGACTCATTTTAGCGAATCTTTTGAATCGGTTCACGAAGTGATCTTGTGGTTTCCAATATCCGTAAAcagacattgaaaaaaaaaatattaatatatgagGGGTGAATCACATTACGCCAACTTGTTTTTCTTCTGTGTTAGACTATAAATCCAAAAGTAGTTTGGCAGGTAGTGGAGAACTCTTAAATCCTCTGGTTTAGATTATTTGTGTGTTAATATTGATAGCTTTTTGTAGTATAAAAATGGATCTTAATACTCAAAGCAACCATTTtcccagacaaaaaaaaaaaaaaaaatcataaatgccTAACCTTATggacatttataatataaatttagcAAAAACTTTCAGTCACCTTGTCATTAGTtagcattgcagtttaaaaaaaaaaaaaaaaaaaaaaaccccacacacaAATCCTCTTAGGAGGTTTTATTGAGAGCAAAGGATGCAGaggtttctaaaataaaattttagtttAAATAGAACATATCCACAAGTTAGAAACATACATAGTCAAAtctttcataaatacacacactggTTAAAATGGTCTCAATTTACACTTAAGGGGCTTCATTCAGTCAATCAAAAATAAGTGGCTTTAGAAGTACAAGACAGACTTGAATTAAGAAAATAAAGCAAGCATTTGAGAATCGGTCTCAAAAggcagtttaaaaaataaaagttgcaaAGAGACACTGTACACACCTACCAAGTAAAAACCATGTTAATAGAAATTCAGCACAGTCACGGTTAAAGTTTACAGCGGTCAGCTTCtgggatcatcatcatcatcatcatcatgtcatCTTATCCACAGCATCTTGAGGACCAGCAGTGGCAGGGTTCTCCAGCTGCTGGAGCCGAAGGGCCAGGGGGAGCAGAAGGTCGTTCAGATGTTGGCTGCTGAAGGTGAAAGCGTTGTGGGCTACTGCTACCGATGGTGGCGTGACTGGACCAGAACCGTCAGGGTACACCGGCGAAGCCAAGGCAGATGGAGGGGATGAGGATGGTGGAGAGCACATGTCCGAGGCAGGTGAAAGAGATCCCCCATTGGTCATCTGATCAGGCCAGGATGTGTGGGTTGAGTTGACACCTTTGATAGAGTTAGGAAGCCCATGTTGGAAGCGACAACGGGTGCCATAGAGACAGAAACCAAAAGCACTGAAGGTGTTACAGAGGGCACCACGAGGCTTCCACTCTTGTGACTGTGACGTAGGTTGCCAGGTTTGCTCTTCCTCCCCACCATCGGATTCTGAACTGCCCCCAACATGCAAGAAGTGGCATCTGTTCCCGAAGGGGCAAACCCCAAACGCACGAAAGGTACGGCAAGGCACACTCCTGCGTCGTTGACGAACAGGCCTCTGCTCTTTAAGGTTGTGCACGAAGAGACACCGTGTGCCGTAGACACAGTAGCCAGCAGTGTGGTAGGTACGACACAGCTCGGTTTTGTACTTGGGATGACAGGAGGGTACATGGAGGTCGTGGAGTCCATGGGCAAACTGGCAGCATTCGGCATACTTGCAGGTACCCGTCTCAGCATAACGGCTGCACAATTCTGTCTTGTAACGAGTGGAGCAGAGCCAGGGCGTCATCGGGGGTGATGGGGACTCAACCAGGGGAAGCAAGGCCTTGGCAAGGGACAAGCTCCGACTGCCTAAACCCTCCTCAGGGAAGAAAGCCTCATTCAGGCCATCAGTGGGGAACAGAAACAGGTCATCTTGACTGTtctggggagagagagaaaaaaaaaaaaaaaaaaaaaaaagcaattttcagatataaaatttacattttaggttGTTAGAAATGGGAACACCTTTCAGTGACTCGAAGTAAAAAGCTACTATTACCAGAGACATTTGAATAATAATTAGCCACAGATGGtgacaataaaataatgaaaaggaAGACAAGACAAGCTTACCTCAAACATTTTAGACAGCTTTACAAAACTCAACAGCAGCTCAACAAAACTCGTTGTCTTTGGTCGTTTAAAAAGTGATGCTAAACCTGACTGCACTCCGGACAAACACTCGACTCCGTTGCTCTATCACAGATTAAAGACGCGGACTACACCCAGTGCCTGGCAAGCCCCACGTACCAACAACTGTTCACCCTGTTGTTTTAAAGCTGACCCGGATTCCGTTTCCGCGTCCCCTTTAAAATATGAATCAGCTGTGAAACGTCCGAATCGTTGAACGTTCGAATTAGCCAATCAGGTTCGGCCTAGGTGACCATCAATCTAATTTGGAACTAGTCTGAACTAACGATGGGTTTGTCTGCTTTGCTGTGGGTGTTTTGAATTTGATCAAATTGGGATATTGCCGGTGCCTAGCAGGTTTACTGGAATAAACATTTGACAAGCTTTTTTAGCAGACTTCAAAGCGAAATCCGAATATACACAAAGGCCCATCCTGTATCAATTACCGCGTCACACCTCGAGTTGTTAACTGAGCGTTTGTCTGTGAAGTGCAGATCAGAGTCTTTCTATTATGCTTATTGAAAGGTTTGAGATGAGGATATACATTTTCCGAAAACAAGCAATGGACCTTTACAATCTTAAATTACCCCACTGATTTTAAAAGGGAACAGCCAGATTTTGGCATTTTAAATAAGCTTATAAGCTATATTAAAcgttatgaatatatatatatatatatatatatatatatatatatatatatatatatatatatatatatatatatatatatatatatatatataaactttcaaattcaatatatatatatatatagaatttgaaAGTTTTGACTGATTGGACGAGTAAAGAAGAATATTAATGTGCTTATGGCAAgctgttttaacatttaatctcTAAACCGGACTAGTATCTTCGACTTTGACTCCTGCATTGCTGATGTTTATTCAAGAAATCAAAGCCTTcgggaaaatctatttgtggcggtcagttCTGATATTGTGGCAgactgccacaaaaaaaaaaaaaaaaacaatgtatgggaaacacaaactcatagtacttatttattagatactagtatttaTTCATTAGATAATAGTACTGATTTCAATACTGACTAGTGACAATTGTATTTTGTTACTAATAACAAATGTAAATTTCTTGCCATTGACTTCTATGGAGATCCGCTGTGCACTAGGAGGCATTCACTGTACAGGAAATACTACACTGTGAACAAGTGACTGATCTCAGCAGGCACTTCAGCGTCTACATTTATAGTGCAGGAGGAGGGTATTTctgattctagagagcatttgattgatCAGAAGATTTGATGAGAACATGAAGTATGATGTGACATCAAGAAATTTGTTGAGCCGTTTTGGAAGATGAAGAGATGAACTGCTAGTTTTGCATGCTTATATCCTCTAAATGCGAATTTTGCCACTGTTTTGACTAACAACTTAAGACTAACATATTGATGCTATCACCCAAAAAACTTTAAGTAGGGATAACTGGCTTTGTTTGTTATCTTATCTTGGTAATTGgttaccattaaaaaaaagattacaaaccTGTTGTCCAACAAAAGTATACTGAGATATTTTTACTCCAAATTCACTTAACATCATTTGAGCGTTTTTAATAACTTCCTTTTGTGATCTGACATGGTTTGTTTCATTAAACAGAATCAGGCACAAATCATGCCACTTCAATGATAAATGCTATGTTGTTTAGCACtggattttaaatttaatttattcttgtaaagatACCTGAGAtggcttgaagaatggtaagcgTGAGTTcatcaagtacaacatgttcctggatccacatccttgttgatcctggaacgaCATACCAATCAGAATAGATATTTAACTTTtcaagaaatatctgttttaggcttaaaatcagagttaggtgcttctacaccctctTTAATCAgatatcatttcccactgattttaggaataaattatgggtatggATTgggttaaatttatatttttagacaataatgttgatcatgTTTCATCAGTAATATGTCTATATGCATGTTATTCATCTACTAGGCTACATAAACAGCGAGAGCTGAATGTCTGAAAACCATAAGGTTTGGATTTTGTGTGCCCTGGACagaacattaatgtaaaaaatatgaaaataatagatAATACAACTGGGGACTTATCTCCATCCTGCCACTAGAGGTCACTTGGTGACTAACAAACACATTGGGTTACTATGTTTATGCAATTACAGCGTttacaaaactgataaaaaaaaaatgttttctatgtggTTTCCTCAAAAAAGTACATATGTCTCCCTCTTTCCATTTCTTGTCTAATCTCTCTCCTATATGTTGCTGGCAGATACCACACTGGGcagaaatgcaaatttaaaaagtactaATATCTATtaagttctaccagaaagactcgggagataaaatatacgaagcatacatttattgacaactcagcaagcattattataaatttctttggcggaaggccccgtccatagttcgtaatccgagggtagcggaccagcatttcctgcctgaagacgaaggcaggggcgcagccgacccccctggaaggtaaggacaggaccatcctggtggtggtggggagggtggaggttgttatcgcgtcggcatctgcgaactcaaacatgtgtaagtaccgatcttttataccgaagtataaagacgtgattggataatgatgaaggtaattagtgacgaagtaattgagtcttcctggcagaacttaggctgaAGCTTTCATATCAGGATATCTCTGGTCTAAAAAgttactagtaactaaaaaataagaattagtttataatttttttcttaagaagagTATAATGAAAGAAAAGAACTAAGAACTagtaactaataaataaatactagtaactttacaaaagtcactagtacctaaagaataaacactagtaCCTAAACAATAAGCACTAGTAGCtattaagtactagtacttaatggaaaagatactagtaTCTAAAATAATAAGTACTAGTAGCATGAAAACAGATACCAGTagtttatagattaaatgttaaaagGGCTTTCCATAATGTGCTACATTAAGTTGCTATTTGGCAACCCAATAATAAACAAGTTTTGTAAATTGATCTTAATTTATTAAATCAACAAAGTAAAGCagttgagaatgtgaattatttCAATGCTTTGTTcaccccgcccccccccccaaaaaaaaaaaataattctgttatcatttattcaccatcaagttgttctaaacctgtacaAGGTTTctctttcttcagttgaacatAGAAGACAGAATAGTTGCTGGAGCCCATTAACTTACATTATATGGGGGAAAGTACTGCGAAAATAAATGGGGACCAGAAACtctctatattatataatatattttaatggtcAGCTGAAGGAGGATAAAACTAATTGTGGGTGCAAAtgacaaatgtattattattattatttatttttttcattcatttgcatTCCTTGACACTTTTGGTCTTTATTTGACAccagatttattattttatgaatgaaaatgAGGCAACAGCATGTATTTGGAAATATGCATTTTCAATGTTACATCGGCTAATCCTCTAAATTTACAAAACTGTACAAACCAACCAGACATTCACACTatacagcctcattttcattcacAAAAAAAACCCCAAACAAATATGGTGTCTACCATGAATAAAATCCACTGCAGGTGTAAATAAATCAATCCCCTTGTAGCTGATCTAAAGAAACATGAAACACTATCTGATCAGGACCACAAACAAAAGATCTTTATTTTCTTATCACAAGATACATTAAAGGATACAGAGACActggaatattaaaaaaaagtttgagttgTGAGTTGAAAGATATTTCTCATTGATAGACAAAACTGAAATCCTTCACATCCTTGAATCAAACCCTAAAATCAACCAGTCTTCCCTCCCCAAACTCTATCCCACAATGGAGATCAATGTTAACGTTTTTttccttcccttttttttttcttttccaagcTTTGCCAAAACATTGTGGGGTAACAAACCCCCTTCATAAAAAACGGGTGACAATTAAAAGGGGACATGTTAACATTTATTGGTGTTCTTTAGTGTGCAGTGCACGCTCCATTTGTTTAAGAAACATTACAAAACCCCTAATCGGGGGAACGATTTACAATGAAATTTTGTGTCGACTAATCTCAACAAGCCAGGAAGTCTGTCAAAAAAGCCCAACCGTTCAGCTCAAAAAGAAAAAGCTTAATCATAAGGCAAATATGCATCAATATCAGCCTATAGTTGAGCCATGTCTAAGAAAactccaaaacatttttttccatcTCACTGGATCcagtttacacacacaaaaaaaaaaaaaaaaaaaaaaacctgagggGGAAATATGCATCAATATCAGCCTATAATCCGAGTCATTACTAGAAAAACATCTCTTCCCTCTCATTATCTACAACTGCTAACAATAGCTTCCCAGTAGCCCACAAGACCTTACAACACAAATGCGAGTGCGTTAACGTTTGGAAAAAGAACAGACATGGAAAACAAACTTTTATGGCTTTGTTCATGATGTCATATGAAAAAGGCTCAATTATTGAGGtacaaaactggccaaactgattGCGACATCCAACCACCTCAAACAAAGATTCCCCTTACATTCATGAACACCTTCAACACTTAACTACAACCAGAAGCCTTCCTAAGTCATCAAACGTGGTTTCATACTAAAACCTACAAGACCTTCAAATATCACTGACTGGAGTAGCTACACTGCAGGAGATTTGGATTcatgatcacaaaaaaaaaaaaagtttgagaaaccAGGTCGCTATCAATAAACACCAACTCGACTGCAGATCTGCTGTATAATAATCGATACTTTTGCTGCAATGCATTTCATGACACCATCTTTCCACAATTCAGCTAGGCCTGAAAGGCTGGAACCACAAGTACTGGCTGAAATAAAATGAGCAAGCGCAATCATTTATTTGTCTATATAGCATGAAAAAGGGTGATTTATGTTTTTAACATAAGCAACCTTAGAAATTAAGAAAATGACGGTAAAAAGACCATGTACTCCCTCACACATTTAAATCCCACTTTCCATACACGCAAGAATCAAACTCTTGGAAAATCCTgttaatatttatacaaataacGACCGAACTGGAGAAAAATAAAGTGTGCTTTTCCACCATCTTAGA
The genomic region above belongs to Carassius carassius chromosome 3, fCarCar2.1, whole genome shotgun sequence and contains:
- the cth1 gene encoding cysteine three histidine 1; the encoded protein is MFENSQDDLFLFPTDGLNEAFFPEEGLGSRSLSLAKALLPLVESPSPPMTPWLCSTRYKTELCSRYAETGTCKYAECCQFAHGLHDLHVPSCHPKYKTELCRTYHTAGYCVYGTRCLFVHNLKEQRPVRQRRRSVPCRTFRAFGVCPFGNRCHFLHVGGSSESDGGEEEQTWQPTSQSQEWKPRGALCNTFSAFGFCLYGTRCRFQHGLPNSIKGVNSTHTSWPDQMTNGGSLSPASDMCSPPSSSPPSALASPVYPDGSGPVTPPSVAVAHNAFTFSSQHLNDLLLPLALRLQQLENPATAGPQDAVDKMT
- the taf6l gene encoding TAF6-like RNA polymerase II p300/CBP-associated factor-associated factor 65 kDa subunit 6L, with protein sequence MTEREERRFAEVPRESIKLMAESTGVELSEEVAALLAEDVCYRLREATQNSSQFMRHAKRRKLSVEDFNRALRWSNTETVCGYGAQDALPFRPLKEGELFFVDDREINLVELALATNIPKGCAETMVRVHVSYLDGKGNLEPQGTVPTAVQSLSEDLLKYYQQITRAILGEDPHLMKVALLDLQSNSKIAALLPYFVYVISGVKSVSHDLDQLNRLLHMVKSLVQNPYLYLGSYVRSLVSSVMYCILEPLAASINPLNDHWTLRDYAALLLSHIFWTHGDLVSGLYHQILLSLQKVLSDPVRPLCSHYGAVVGLHALGWKAVERVLYPHLPAYWANLQAVLDDYSVSNAQVKADGHKVYGAILVAVERLLKMKALSLTLAAEGSGAVLPGTTTGAVGFRENSPGLSPPPEPLSEPPLGIASHLQAGGAGCPWEEWTPASLPAMYCELYSFFGDSLAVRFSTDPPLGGTAPPGPCQPLEGRKEPASSAPNLENTRKMPQLTASMNISPRQDGSPRMEPQPPSLAATVPGRSLARSSSSSSSSSSVSRSRSSSSRPGRSTSQSRDIFPKARFPLPQAGPPAFSFIIGGRQMGRRCQGRRFQTSFTPTPPPTTLPPRVYAHKLPVIGRVSKPVRRWTCSHYSLHLPL